One Granulicella sp. 5B5 DNA window includes the following coding sequences:
- a CDS encoding peroxiredoxin: MSLRINDIAPDFTAETTQGTIHFHEWIGDNWAVLFSHPKDFTPVCTTELGAVGSLEQQFIARGAKPIGLSVDGVENHSKWAKDIEDVTGAKVNFPVIGDTDLKVAKLYDMLPAEAGDSCEGRTPADNATVRVVYIIGPDKKIKLQMAYPMTTGRNFDEIIRVLDSMQLTAKHKVATPANWKQGDDVIITGAVSNEEADKIFPGYKTVKPYLRTTTQPK, from the coding sequence ATGTCACTCCGCATCAACGATATCGCGCCGGACTTTACGGCAGAGACGACGCAGGGCACGATCCACTTTCATGAGTGGATCGGCGACAACTGGGCAGTGCTGTTCTCGCACCCCAAGGACTTTACGCCGGTGTGTACGACGGAGCTGGGCGCTGTGGGCTCGCTGGAGCAGCAGTTCATTGCGCGTGGGGCGAAGCCTATCGGCCTGAGTGTCGATGGCGTCGAGAACCACAGCAAGTGGGCCAAGGACATTGAAGACGTGACCGGCGCGAAGGTGAACTTCCCCGTGATCGGCGATACCGATCTGAAGGTGGCGAAGCTCTATGACATGCTGCCCGCCGAGGCCGGCGATAGCTGCGAAGGCCGCACGCCAGCCGACAACGCGACCGTTCGCGTGGTCTACATCATCGGACCGGACAAGAAGATCAAGCTGCAGATGGCGTATCCGATGACGACGGGCCGCAACTTCGACGAGATCATCCGCGTGCTGGACTCCATGCAGCTGACCGCGAAGCACAAGGTGGCGACGCCGGCGAACTGGAAGCAGGGTGACGATGTGATCATCACGGGCGCTGTATCGAACGAGGAAGCGGACAAGATCTTCCCGGGCTACAAGACGGTGAAGCCGTACCTGCGAACGACGACGCAGCCGAAATAA
- a CDS encoding PhzF family phenazine biosynthesis protein, whose product MARTLDYSVLDVFAEQPLAGNQLAVFHDASSLTTAEMQSLARETNFAETTFILPADPAQEAEHGVRVRIFTTEEEFPFAGHPTLGTATWLHLNHPTLRGAQIITLKLNVGPIPVTFQPSQPGDIGVVGTMRQNDPVFGAAHARSAIAPLLGLAEEDLSPTHAPQTVSTGLPFCIVPLRSVEALQRLQVSQREAQSWLGNSGAKFFYCVAPTNDAAPHAAQWRARMQFYNGEDPATGSATGCCISWLVQHGLATSGTDVVIEQGIEIHRPSRLIARASLASAKVSDVFVSGRTIPVATGRFFLP is encoded by the coding sequence ATGGCCCGCACCCTCGACTACTCCGTCCTCGACGTCTTCGCAGAGCAGCCGCTCGCCGGCAACCAGCTTGCCGTCTTCCACGATGCCAGCTCGCTCACCACTGCTGAGATGCAGTCCCTCGCCCGCGAAACCAACTTCGCCGAAACCACCTTCATCCTCCCCGCGGACCCCGCGCAGGAGGCCGAGCACGGCGTCCGCGTGCGCATCTTCACCACGGAAGAGGAGTTCCCCTTCGCCGGCCACCCCACGCTCGGCACGGCCACCTGGCTCCATCTCAATCATCCAACGTTGCGCGGCGCGCAGATCATCACCCTCAAGCTCAACGTCGGTCCCATCCCCGTCACCTTCCAGCCCTCGCAGCCCGGCGACATCGGCGTCGTCGGCACCATGCGCCAGAACGATCCGGTCTTCGGTGCCGCCCACGCACGCAGCGCCATCGCGCCGCTGCTCGGCCTCGCGGAAGAAGACCTCTCACCTACCCACGCGCCGCAGACCGTCTCCACCGGCCTGCCCTTCTGCATCGTCCCGCTGCGTTCGGTCGAAGCCTTGCAGCGTCTCCAGGTCTCGCAGCGCGAGGCGCAGTCATGGCTCGGCAACAGCGGCGCAAAGTTCTTCTACTGCGTCGCCCCAACCAACGACGCGGCCCCGCACGCAGCGCAGTGGCGCGCGCGCATGCAGTTCTACAACGGCGAGGACCCCGCAACAGGCTCTGCGACCGGCTGCTGCATCTCGTGGCTCGTACAGCACGGCCTCGCCACCTCTGGCACAGACGTCGTCATCGAGCAGGGTATCGAGATCCATCGGCCCAGCCGTCTCATCGCCCGCGCCTCGCTCGCCTCTGCAAAGGTGTCCGACGTCTTCGTCTCCGGCCGCACCATTCCTGTGGCAACGGGACGCTTTTTCCTGCCTTAG
- a CDS encoding response regulator produces the protein MRPRKLILCIESNEQVLSVRKFLLETRGYRVVACASAAEALDYLQTATPGSIDLLMSDLLLPQMDGNELVRRAKQLLPGLPTLLVSGTVTGYDRAAAADAFLPKGASTPAEILDRIRILVARKRGPKKHVQSVTVPQRELAVAS, from the coding sequence ATGCGTCCTCGTAAGCTGATCCTGTGCATCGAAAGCAATGAGCAAGTGCTCTCTGTCCGCAAGTTCCTCCTCGAAACCCGTGGCTACCGCGTCGTAGCCTGTGCCTCCGCCGCTGAAGCGCTCGACTACCTCCAGACCGCGACCCCCGGCTCCATCGACCTCCTGATGTCCGACCTGCTTCTCCCGCAGATGGACGGCAACGAGCTCGTCCGCCGCGCCAAGCAGCTTCTCCCCGGCCTGCCCACGCTGCTCGTCTCCGGCACCGTCACCGGCTACGATCGCGCCGCCGCTGCCGACGCCTTCCTCCCCAAGGGCGCCAGCACCCCGGCCGAGATCCTCGACCGCATCCGCATCCTCGTCGCTCGCAAGCGCGGCCCCAAAAAGCACGTCCAGTCAGTCACCGTGCCGCAGCGCGAGCTTGCCGTCGCCAGCTAG
- a CDS encoding MgtC/SapB family protein produces MPISEISGQGLQQFLELGIAFVLSASIGLEREIRHKSAGLRTYTVVGTAAALFLLVSKYGFTNVLVEGRIVLDPSRVAAQVVTGIGFIGAGMIFVKGDHVNGLTTAATMWLVTAIGMACGAGLPWLALGTTIAYFVVALVFPSIIRRILPGASGPVEEIKHLEHD; encoded by the coding sequence ATGCCGATTTCCGAGATCAGCGGCCAGGGCCTACAGCAGTTTCTCGAACTGGGGATAGCGTTCGTATTGTCGGCGAGCATTGGCCTGGAGCGCGAGATTCGCCATAAGAGTGCGGGGCTGCGCACCTATACCGTGGTCGGTACGGCGGCTGCACTCTTTCTGCTGGTTTCGAAGTACGGCTTTACGAATGTGCTTGTGGAGGGCCGCATCGTGCTGGACCCTTCGCGCGTGGCAGCACAGGTTGTGACCGGCATCGGATTCATCGGAGCCGGGATGATTTTTGTAAAAGGCGATCACGTGAACGGCCTGACGACCGCGGCTACGATGTGGCTGGTGACAGCCATTGGGATGGCGTGTGGAGCGGGGCTGCCGTGGCTGGCGCTGGGCACAACCATAGCCTACTTCGTCGTGGCGCTGGTCTTTCCAAGCATCATTCGACGCATACTGCCAGGAGCAAGCGGCCCCGTTGAAGAGATTAAACACCTGGAACATGACTGA
- the recG gene encoding ATP-dependent DNA helicase RecG: MELKTPVKYIKRVGERIAAGLAERGVVTVEDLLYHLPFRYEDRLHPKPLSVYQAGDVASIIGEVRGTVLLRTRSGPIFEMTVGVKPPVEAGEELDGLLRPPPLAVLETVKCLWFHGSYLQGKFKPGQMVALYGKLEGSRSGAALNAPPGSTKFKMVQPTFEILPDASATGEDAEFTMLEMGRIVPVYPSLGGTTAWGAKLTSRWLRRVMWTVFKDLQESEAFSDAGAEESLPKAMLQRLGLPGRMEALQALHFPAAGTSMTELMSARTPAHRRLIFEEFWYLELGLELKRRRLREREGTAFVTDDKVREALKQVLPFKPTAAQKRVLGEIAGDMRKTQPMRRLLQGDVGSGKTIVAFQAAVVAIENGYQAAMMAPTEILATQHYLGARKLLKDVISPRTGRPYRVALLTGSLDDRTKREVRGRIFRGEVDLAIGTHALVEEKVDFDNLGLVIVDEQHRFGVQQRFRLMRKPGASGVATEPDVLVMTATPIPRTLALTMYGDLEASVIDELPPGRSPIVTRRVNEDGVSKVWEFVRKQVEAERQAYIVYPVIEGERDDQPELDFALEASEAGTQEADSSAALRNDKGRGKGKSLEGKSRKKAQRQKLRSATEMFEELSAGALKGLKLGLLHGRMSADDKEVMMARFKRGEVDVLVSTTVIEVGVDVPNATVMVIEHADRFGLAQMHQLRGRVGRGAAKSYCVLVTSGVVSPEAEQRLDAMVRTQNGFELAEFDLQQRGPGEFFGTRQAGLPEFRVANLTRDREILELAKSEAERFVESRDPSISQEELDAVWARLKQQWQRRYGLVEA, from the coding sequence ATGGAGCTGAAGACGCCGGTGAAGTACATCAAGCGCGTGGGCGAACGGATCGCCGCGGGCCTGGCGGAGCGCGGCGTGGTGACGGTGGAAGACCTGCTGTATCATCTGCCGTTTCGGTATGAGGACCGGCTGCATCCGAAGCCGCTGAGCGTGTACCAGGCTGGGGATGTCGCGAGCATTATTGGTGAGGTGCGCGGGACGGTGCTGCTGCGGACGCGGTCGGGGCCGATCTTTGAGATGACGGTGGGGGTGAAGCCGCCGGTGGAGGCAGGCGAGGAATTAGATGGGTTGCTGCGGCCGCCTCCGCTGGCGGTGCTGGAGACGGTGAAGTGCCTGTGGTTTCATGGGAGCTATCTGCAGGGGAAGTTCAAGCCGGGGCAGATGGTGGCGCTGTATGGGAAGCTTGAGGGCTCGCGCAGTGGGGCTGCGCTGAACGCGCCGCCGGGGTCTACGAAGTTCAAGATGGTGCAGCCGACGTTTGAGATTCTGCCTGACGCGAGTGCGACGGGCGAGGATGCCGAGTTCACCATGCTGGAGATGGGGCGGATTGTGCCGGTGTATCCGTCGCTGGGCGGGACGACGGCGTGGGGCGCAAAGCTGACGTCGCGGTGGCTGCGGCGGGTGATGTGGACGGTGTTCAAGGATCTGCAGGAGAGCGAGGCTTTTTCGGATGCTGGGGCGGAGGAGTCGCTGCCGAAGGCAATGCTGCAACGGCTGGGGCTGCCGGGCAGGATGGAGGCCCTGCAGGCGCTGCACTTCCCTGCTGCCGGGACTTCGATGACGGAGCTGATGAGCGCGCGGACGCCGGCGCATCGCAGGTTGATCTTTGAGGAGTTCTGGTACCTGGAGCTGGGGCTGGAGCTGAAGCGGCGGCGGCTCCGCGAGCGCGAGGGCACGGCGTTTGTGACCGACGACAAGGTCCGCGAGGCGCTGAAGCAGGTGCTGCCGTTCAAGCCGACGGCGGCGCAGAAGCGGGTGCTCGGCGAGATTGCCGGAGACATGCGAAAGACGCAGCCGATGCGACGATTGCTGCAGGGCGATGTGGGCTCGGGCAAGACGATTGTGGCGTTCCAGGCGGCGGTAGTGGCGATTGAGAATGGCTACCAGGCAGCGATGATGGCGCCGACGGAGATCCTGGCGACGCAGCATTATCTGGGCGCACGGAAGCTGCTGAAGGATGTGATATCGCCGCGGACGGGCAGGCCGTATCGGGTGGCGCTGCTGACGGGGTCGCTGGATGACCGGACGAAGCGCGAGGTGCGGGGGAGGATCTTTCGCGGCGAGGTGGATCTCGCTATTGGCACGCATGCGCTGGTGGAGGAGAAGGTCGACTTCGACAACCTGGGGTTGGTGATTGTGGATGAGCAGCACAGGTTCGGTGTGCAGCAGCGGTTTCGGTTGATGCGCAAGCCGGGTGCGAGCGGCGTTGCGACAGAGCCGGATGTGCTGGTGATGACGGCGACACCGATTCCACGGACGCTGGCGCTGACGATGTATGGCGACCTGGAGGCGAGCGTGATCGACGAGCTGCCGCCGGGGCGCAGCCCGATTGTGACGCGACGCGTGAATGAAGATGGCGTGAGCAAGGTTTGGGAGTTCGTACGCAAGCAGGTGGAGGCGGAGCGGCAGGCTTACATTGTGTATCCCGTCATCGAAGGCGAGCGCGATGACCAGCCGGAGCTGGACTTTGCGTTGGAGGCTTCAGAGGCTGGGACGCAAGAAGCAGATTCCTCCGCTGCGCTACGGAATGACAAGGGAAGAGGTAAGGGTAAGTCCCTCGAAGGTAAGAGCCGGAAGAAGGCTCAGCGGCAGAAGCTGCGGTCGGCGACGGAGATGTTTGAGGAGCTGAGTGCGGGCGCGCTGAAGGGGTTGAAGCTCGGGCTTCTGCATGGCCGCATGAGCGCTGACGATAAAGAAGTGATGATGGCGCGGTTCAAGCGCGGCGAGGTGGATGTACTGGTGTCCACGACCGTGATTGAAGTGGGCGTGGATGTGCCGAATGCAACGGTGATGGTGATTGAACATGCCGACCGCTTTGGGCTGGCGCAGATGCATCAGCTGCGGGGTCGCGTGGGGCGTGGGGCGGCGAAGAGTTATTGCGTGTTGGTGACGAGTGGCGTGGTCTCGCCCGAAGCCGAACAGCGGCTGGATGCGATGGTTCGCACACAGAATGGTTTTGAGCTGGCGGAGTTCGACCTGCAGCAACGCGGGCCAGGGGAGTTCTTCGGCACAAGGCAGGCGGGGCTGCCGGAGTTTCGGGTGGCAAACCTGACGCGGGACCGCGAGATCTTAGAACTTGCGAAGAGCGAAGCGGAGAGGTTTGTGGAGTCGAGAGATCCGTCGATCTCGCAAGAGGAGCTGGATGCTGTCTGGGCTCGACTGAAGCAGCAGTGGCAGAGAAGATACGGTCTGGTTGAGGCATAG
- the mreC gene encoding rod shape-determining protein MreC produces MDSFFTRYKNPLVLIAVVLAQVLALAMQVQRSAQGFNTGTPDSREATLARRWISATVTPIESILHGSSLSVRNLWSNYIDLRGTRQQDAQLRNEVARLREEEAAFSEDAAQGRRLQKLLAFKQQYVTTTVPAQVIGTSGSDRSRLVLIDKGANDGLKPEEAVITPDGVVGKLRDVFPHSAQVVLISDPTSGAGVILTSTRIRGILRGTADGEIQINNLTADSRIKPGEQVVTSGGDLVFPRGIPVGTIQSVAPDPQHQPYTAITIKPAANLTELEEVLVITGTQSTLPVTAQQDAAAAAQLHTDEQERAADQLPSLHPDTPDAKPGTDPNAPANANVVGGLPGIPNSGLPHPKQTLHPDRFTPGAAPPAEDMTPGAKSSPVYTPPPRVPKPSTATSPESAPQSDSTPQTTQEPQP; encoded by the coding sequence ATGGACTCTTTCTTCACCCGTTACAAGAACCCGCTGGTCCTCATCGCCGTTGTCCTCGCGCAGGTTCTTGCGCTGGCCATGCAGGTGCAGCGGTCGGCGCAGGGCTTCAACACCGGCACGCCGGACAGTCGCGAGGCCACGCTCGCCCGCCGCTGGATCTCCGCCACTGTCACCCCCATTGAGAGCATTCTGCACGGCTCATCGCTCAGCGTCCGCAATCTCTGGTCCAACTACATCGACCTCCGCGGCACCCGCCAGCAGGACGCCCAGCTTCGCAATGAGGTCGCCCGCCTGCGCGAAGAAGAGGCCGCATTCTCTGAGGACGCAGCCCAGGGCCGCCGCCTCCAGAAGCTTCTCGCCTTCAAGCAGCAGTACGTCACCACCACCGTTCCCGCGCAGGTCATCGGCACCAGCGGGTCTGACCGCTCGCGTCTCGTCCTCATCGACAAGGGCGCCAACGACGGCCTCAAGCCCGAAGAAGCCGTCATCACACCCGACGGCGTCGTCGGCAAGCTGCGCGACGTCTTCCCGCACTCCGCGCAGGTCGTGCTCATCTCCGACCCCACCTCCGGCGCCGGCGTCATCCTCACCTCCACACGCATCCGCGGCATCCTCCGCGGCACCGCCGACGGCGAGATCCAGATCAACAACCTCACCGCCGACTCCCGCATCAAGCCCGGCGAGCAGGTCGTCACCTCCGGCGGCGACCTCGTCTTTCCGCGCGGCATTCCTGTCGGCACCATCCAGTCCGTCGCGCCCGACCCCCAGCACCAGCCCTACACCGCCATCACCATCAAGCCCGCCGCCAACCTCACCGAGCTTGAAGAGGTCCTCGTCATCACCGGCACCCAGAGCACGCTCCCCGTCACCGCCCAGCAGGACGCCGCCGCAGCCGCGCAGCTCCACACCGACGAGCAGGAGCGCGCCGCCGACCAGCTCCCCAGCCTGCACCCGGACACGCCTGACGCTAAACCCGGCACCGATCCCAATGCCCCCGCCAATGCGAACGTCGTCGGCGGCCTTCCCGGCATCCCCAACTCTGGCCTGCCGCACCCTAAGCAGACCCTGCATCCTGACCGCTTCACGCCCGGCGCCGCTCCACCAGCGGAGGACATGACCCCCGGCGCCAAGTCATCGCCGGTCTACACCCCGCCGCCGCGCGTCCCCAAGCCTTCCACGGCAACATCGCCCGAGTCTGCCCCTCAGTCCGACTCCACGCCACAAACCACGCAGGAGCCGCAGCCCTAA
- the mreD gene encoding rod shape-determining protein MreD, protein MAELSYTSRRELDQYGFHPSVTILAPLVCLILQSLLPKTFPRLAILDLPLLATIFFAVARRSQVAGTLTGTAIGLFQDGLTNQPFGVFGIAKGIVGYLAASVGFAVDMDNAVNRGLITFLFSLLQSLLLFLITRWLLNDPTVRLAPVHELLRALANTAVGIPLYFALDRFKTRD, encoded by the coding sequence ATGGCAGAACTCAGTTACACATCCCGGCGCGAGCTCGACCAGTACGGCTTCCACCCGTCGGTCACCATCCTGGCCCCGCTCGTCTGCCTCATCCTGCAGTCGCTGTTGCCCAAAACCTTTCCGCGCTTGGCTATCCTTGACCTCCCACTCCTCGCGACGATCTTCTTCGCCGTCGCACGCCGCAGCCAGGTTGCCGGCACCCTCACCGGCACAGCCATCGGCCTCTTTCAGGACGGCCTCACCAATCAGCCCTTCGGCGTCTTCGGCATCGCCAAGGGCATCGTCGGCTACCTCGCCGCCAGCGTCGGCTTTGCGGTCGATATGGACAACGCCGTCAACCGCGGCCTTATCACCTTCCTCTTCAGCCTGCTGCAGAGCCTGTTGCTCTTCCTCATCACCCGCTGGCTGCTGAACGACCCCACCGTCCGCCTCGCGCCCGTCCACGAACTCCTCCGCGCCCTCGCGAACACCGCCGTCGGCATCCCCCTCTACTTCGCGCTCGACCGCTTCAAGACCCGTGACTAA
- the mrdA gene encoding penicillin-binding protein 2 — MATPEDLESIARQEKLSTVKLHASQYIVALVLFILGAGLWRLQILGANSYRVLAEQNRIRKVPVLAPRGRIFDREGRIIVDNYPSVSCYLLREQQKSLDADLPLISAGLHIPIEQIQATIRHYQYAPKYQPIPLKQDITPDEQAFIEAHRSELPELETLEEQRRLYPRDGFMAHLIGYVGEVSENDLNQSRFAFYAPGDVVGKSGIEEAYDEILRGTDGSRDVIVNSHGKELGVMGQELATPGKDIRLTIDLDVQMAAEKALEGKTGAIVAMDPHTGEILAMASRPTFDPNEFAVRLSSAYWQTIRDNPDHPMMNKAIQAQLAPGSTFKIIMTLAGLQEGVAQNMHVNCAGGGTFYGHFFACDRHHGAVDIHNAIPYSCDTFYYTLAEKLGIDTIAKYGSEVGIGEKTGIDLPDEAEGVMPSERWKLKTLHDKWYAGETISVGIGQGALEVTPLQLARALGGIASGGHLVRPHVVFPDELTPDELSAIRSTYLGSGDKTIPLTPANWQIITDDMAAVTGPTGTAASAHLDGIDFAGKTGTAQIMSHDALARTNKGHNTEPNAWFVGMAPRRNPDIVVAVLWEHGVWGQYSARLAAQVIDAYVNKQRARAGNVMKLASNTPAATDDTPAGTGASVPYTPQPADDRKATTSPGGGR; from the coding sequence ATGGCCACCCCTGAAGATCTCGAGAGCATCGCCCGGCAGGAGAAGCTCTCTACCGTCAAGCTGCACGCCTCGCAGTACATCGTTGCGCTTGTCCTCTTCATCCTTGGTGCCGGCCTCTGGCGGTTGCAGATCCTCGGCGCCAACAGCTACCGCGTCCTGGCCGAGCAGAACCGCATCCGCAAGGTCCCCGTGCTCGCCCCACGCGGCCGCATCTTCGACCGCGAAGGCCGCATCATCGTCGACAACTACCCATCCGTCAGCTGCTATCTCCTCCGCGAGCAGCAGAAGAGCCTCGACGCCGATCTCCCGCTCATCTCCGCCGGCCTGCACATCCCTATCGAGCAGATCCAGGCCACCATCCGTCACTACCAGTACGCGCCCAAGTATCAGCCCATCCCGCTCAAGCAGGACATCACCCCCGACGAGCAGGCCTTCATCGAGGCCCACCGCAGTGAGCTCCCCGAGCTCGAAACCCTCGAAGAGCAGCGCCGCCTCTATCCGCGCGACGGCTTCATGGCGCACCTCATCGGCTACGTCGGCGAGGTCTCCGAGAACGACCTCAACCAGTCCAGGTTCGCCTTCTACGCTCCCGGCGACGTCGTCGGAAAGTCCGGCATCGAAGAGGCCTACGACGAAATCCTTCGCGGCACTGACGGCTCCCGCGACGTCATCGTCAACTCCCATGGCAAAGAGCTCGGCGTCATGGGCCAGGAGCTCGCCACACCCGGCAAGGACATCCGCCTCACCATCGACCTCGACGTCCAGATGGCCGCCGAAAAGGCCCTCGAAGGCAAGACCGGCGCCATCGTCGCCATGGACCCCCACACCGGCGAGATCCTCGCCATGGCCTCGCGGCCCACCTTCGATCCCAATGAGTTCGCCGTCCGCCTCTCCAGCGCCTACTGGCAGACCATCCGCGACAACCCCGACCACCCCATGATGAACAAGGCCATCCAGGCGCAGCTCGCGCCCGGCTCTACCTTCAAGATCATCATGACCCTCGCTGGCCTGCAGGAGGGCGTCGCCCAGAACATGCACGTCAACTGTGCCGGTGGCGGCACTTTCTACGGACACTTCTTCGCCTGCGACCGCCACCACGGCGCGGTCGACATCCACAACGCCATCCCCTACTCCTGCGACACCTTCTACTACACCCTCGCTGAAAAACTCGGCATCGACACCATCGCCAAGTACGGCTCCGAGGTCGGCATAGGGGAGAAGACCGGCATCGACCTTCCCGACGAGGCCGAAGGCGTCATGCCCAGCGAACGCTGGAAGCTCAAGACCCTGCATGACAAGTGGTACGCCGGTGAGACCATCTCGGTCGGCATCGGCCAGGGCGCGCTTGAGGTCACCCCGCTGCAGCTCGCCCGCGCCCTCGGCGGCATCGCCTCCGGCGGCCATCTCGTGCGCCCCCACGTCGTCTTCCCGGATGAGCTCACCCCCGACGAGCTCTCCGCCATCCGCAGCACCTACCTTGGCTCCGGCGACAAGACGATCCCCCTCACCCCGGCCAACTGGCAGATCATCACCGACGACATGGCCGCCGTCACCGGCCCCACCGGCACCGCCGCCAGCGCGCACCTTGACGGCATCGACTTCGCCGGCAAGACCGGCACCGCCCAGATCATGAGCCACGACGCCCTCGCCCGCACCAACAAAGGCCACAACACCGAGCCTAATGCCTGGTTCGTCGGCATGGCCCCGCGCCGCAACCCCGACATCGTCGTCGCCGTCCTCTGGGAGCACGGTGTCTGGGGCCAGTACTCGGCCCGCCTCGCCGCGCAGGTCATCGACGCCTACGTCAACAAGCAGCGCGCCCGCGCCGGCAACGTCATGAAGCTCGCCTCCAACACTCCCGCCGCCACCGACGACACCCCCGCTGGCACTGGCGCCTCAGTCCCATATACTCCACAACCCGCCGATGACCGCAAGGCCACCACATCTCCCGGCGGCGGCCGGTAA
- the rodA gene encoding rod shape-determining protein RodA: MVRFRDFDWVLLGFVLVLSVISVLEIRSATEMTKFHGFQQKQMLFIGVGLVLMFAVSLIDYHRLLGIVWWAYGIGVGCLVAVKLVGQKVLGARRWINLGGGIHFQPSEWVKLILIIAAARFFWEIVSNGRDMGWWDITKSFALVGLPMLLVLAQPDLGTSLTYLPILVVGLFMGGLRLRHAIILLVAFGILTAVVWRSGKILKPYQKARLTSFTNPENDPKGTGYQIEQSMIAVGSGGLWGKGTNKGTQTQGDFLPIPYTDFIFAAFCEEHGFIGAVGVLLLYFLILVRLIQNAQTAADPPGALIIMGVMAILLFQVAINIGMCVDLMPVTGIPLPLMSYGGSSVIFTFLSFGIVMNIRMRRFVN, translated from the coding sequence ATGGTTCGATTTCGCGACTTCGACTGGGTTCTTCTTGGGTTCGTTCTGGTGCTCTCCGTCATCAGCGTGCTGGAGATCCGTTCCGCCACCGAGATGACCAAGTTCCACGGCTTCCAGCAGAAGCAGATGCTCTTCATTGGTGTCGGCCTCGTGCTCATGTTCGCCGTCTCCCTCATCGACTACCATCGCCTGCTCGGCATCGTCTGGTGGGCCTACGGTATCGGCGTCGGCTGCCTCGTCGCGGTCAAGCTCGTCGGCCAGAAGGTCCTCGGTGCGCGCCGCTGGATCAACCTCGGCGGCGGCATCCACTTCCAGCCCTCCGAGTGGGTCAAGCTCATCCTCATCATCGCCGCCGCCCGCTTCTTCTGGGAGATCGTCTCCAACGGCCGCGACATGGGTTGGTGGGACATCACCAAGTCCTTCGCGCTCGTTGGCCTGCCCATGCTGCTGGTCCTCGCGCAGCCCGACCTGGGAACATCGTTGACCTATCTGCCAATTCTCGTCGTCGGCCTCTTCATGGGCGGCCTGCGCCTGCGCCACGCCATCATCCTGTTGGTGGCCTTCGGTATCCTCACAGCTGTCGTCTGGCGCAGTGGGAAGATCCTCAAGCCCTACCAGAAGGCCCGTCTCACCTCCTTCACCAATCCGGAGAACGACCCCAAGGGCACCGGTTACCAGATCGAGCAGTCCATGATCGCCGTCGGCTCCGGCGGCCTCTGGGGCAAGGGCACCAACAAGGGCACCCAGACCCAGGGCGACTTCCTGCCCATTCCGTATACCGACTTCATCTTCGCGGCCTTCTGCGAGGAGCACGGCTTCATAGGTGCCGTCGGCGTCCTGCTGCTCTACTTCCTTATTCTCGTCCGGCTCATCCAGAACGCCCAGACCGCCGCCGATCCACCCGGCGCCCTCATCATCATGGGCGTCATGGCTATCCTGCTCTTCCAGGTGGCTATTAACATCGGCATGTGTGTGGATCTCATGCCGGTTACCGGCATCCCACTCCCGCTCATGAGTTATGGCGGCTCCTCGGTCATCTTCACGTTCCTGTCGTTCGGCATCGTCATGAACATCAGGATGCGACGGTTTGTGAACTAA